In Uranotaenia lowii strain MFRU-FL chromosome 2, ASM2978415v1, whole genome shotgun sequence, one genomic interval encodes:
- the LOC129740907 gene encoding ecdysone receptor-like isoform X1 encodes MMKRRWSNNGGFTSLRMLDESSSEVTSSSAALVMSPGMTMSPNSLGSPEYNDLELWGAYEENAYNGHSVLSNGNNNIGGCGAANNLLMNGIVGNNNLNGMMNMATQAMQTNGNNIQHIVGNLINGMNQSQTIIPPLPSIIQNTIMNTPRSESVNSISSGKIYETTCTLSF; translated from the exons ATGATGAAACGGAGATGGTCGAACAATGGCGGCTTTACGTCGTTGCGGATGCTGGACGAGAGCAGTTCGGAAGTGACGTCTTCGTCGGCCGCTCTGGTGATGTCCCCGGGCATGACCATGTCACCGAACTCGCTCGGATCGCCCGAATACaacgatctggaactttgggGAGCATACGAGGAAAACGCCTACAATGGGCACTCGGTCCTATCGAATGGGAACAATAACATCGGGGGCTGTGGAGCGGCCAACAATCTGCTGATGAACGGCATCGTCGGCAACAATAACCTCAACGGGATGATGAACATGGCAACTCAGGCTATGCAAACTAATGGGAACAATATTCAGCACATTGTCGGTAATCTAATCAACGGTATGAACCAGAGCCAGACCATCATTCCGCCGCTGCCGTCGATCATCCAGAACACGATCATGAACACGCCCCGCAGCGAGTCGGTTAACTCGATCTCGTCAG GTAAGATATATGAGACGACATGCACACTATCGTTTTAG
- the LOC129740907 gene encoding ecdysone receptor-like isoform X2 has product MMKRRWSNNGGFTSLRMLDESSSEVTSSSAALVMSPGMTMSPNSLGSPEYNDLELWGAYEENAYNGHSVLSNGNNNIGGCGAANNLLMNGIVGNNNLNGMMNMATQAMQTNGNNIQHIVGNLINGMNQSQTIIPPLPSIIQNTIMNTPRSESVNSISSGKIY; this is encoded by the coding sequence ATGATGAAACGGAGATGGTCGAACAATGGCGGCTTTACGTCGTTGCGGATGCTGGACGAGAGCAGTTCGGAAGTGACGTCTTCGTCGGCCGCTCTGGTGATGTCCCCGGGCATGACCATGTCACCGAACTCGCTCGGATCGCCCGAATACaacgatctggaactttgggGAGCATACGAGGAAAACGCCTACAATGGGCACTCGGTCCTATCGAATGGGAACAATAACATCGGGGGCTGTGGAGCGGCCAACAATCTGCTGATGAACGGCATCGTCGGCAACAATAACCTCAACGGGATGATGAACATGGCAACTCAGGCTATGCAAACTAATGGGAACAATATTCAGCACATTGTCGGTAATCTAATCAACGGTATGAACCAGAGCCAGACCATCATTCCGCCGCTGCCGTCGATCATCCAGAACACGATCATGAACACGCCCCGCAGCGAGTCGGTTAACTCGATCTCGTCAG